A section of the Anabaena cylindrica PCC 7122 genome encodes:
- a CDS encoding RAMP superfamily CRISPR-associated protein: MHKKFVNHCTIDLSIIPDGPILIKSGKEGADPTNPDMEFVRTFHKDGWSIYLPGSSLKGAIRAHAERIVRTVGSDNNTKKLWASDPMKGDYLPKDLASHEVYKQSSFTDQIFGNTSIASRIRIEDAHPEDIKQLRLEERNGVAIDRVFGSVAVGPFNYQVCTAGEFKTKIHLKNFTLAQLGLIGLVLRDLNDGWFGLGFAKSRGLGTVEVKYNSAVVQYPGCVLDSEKRKIHQLGSSQEWDANYLLGAGEFLTKEESEKYGFCQPDKQDSEGYAESMDLKIGVKLTWTNNTNSGVKDLFERAVNVWGEVLKA; the protein is encoded by the coding sequence ATGCACAAAAAATTTGTTAATCACTGCACCATAGATTTAAGCATCATTCCCGATGGACCCATTCTCATTAAATCTGGTAAAGAAGGAGCAGACCCCACAAATCCTGATATGGAATTTGTCAGAACATTTCATAAGGATGGATGGTCAATTTATTTACCAGGTAGCAGTTTAAAAGGTGCTATTCGCGCTCATGCTGAAAGAATTGTGAGAACAGTAGGAAGTGATAATAATACCAAAAAACTTTGGGCAAGTGACCCAATGAAAGGTGATTATTTACCTAAAGATTTAGCAAGTCACGAAGTATATAAACAATCTTCATTTACTGACCAAATTTTTGGTAATACCTCTATTGCTAGTAGAATCAGAATAGAAGATGCACATCCAGAAGATATCAAACAACTGAGATTAGAAGAACGTAATGGTGTCGCAATAGATAGAGTATTTGGTTCTGTTGCTGTTGGACCATTTAATTATCAAGTTTGTACTGCGGGAGAATTTAAAACTAAAATACATTTAAAAAACTTTACCCTTGCACAGTTAGGTTTAATAGGTTTAGTATTACGAGATTTAAATGATGGTTGGTTTGGTTTAGGTTTTGCTAAATCTCGCGGTTTAGGAACTGTAGAAGTTAAATATAATTCTGCTGTAGTACAGTATCCAGGATGTGTATTAGATAGTGAAAAGAGAAAAATTCATCAATTAGGATCTTCCCAAGAATGGGATGCAAATTATTTACTCGGTGCAGGGGAATTTTTAACTAAAGAAGAATCTGAAAAATATGGCTTTTGTCAACCAGATAAACAAGATTCTGAAGGTTATGCTGAGTCTATGGATTTAAAAATTGGTGTAAAATTGACATGGACAAATAATACTAATTCTGGTGTAAAAGATTTATTTGAACGTGCTGTTAATGTTTGGGGTGAGGTTTTAAAAGCATGA
- a CDS encoding HetP family heterocyst commitment protein: protein MNYRVSPSQTNVQNVITPEELNQVIEAIADGRYSWACVLILRFIGYNPLHYIPQRTYSRLMKENSQVVTTSTSTNKQQLHTVNSTHCIGSSQAFSNN, encoded by the coding sequence ATGAACTACCGAGTTTCTCCTTCTCAAACAAATGTTCAGAATGTTATTACTCCTGAAGAATTAAATCAGGTAATTGAAGCTATTGCTGATGGTCGATATTCCTGGGCTTGCGTGCTAATTTTACGTTTTATTGGCTACAATCCACTGCATTATATTCCCCAGCGTACTTATAGCCGTTTAATGAAAGAAAATAGCCAAGTTGTGACAACATCAACATCTACTAATAAACAGCAATTACACACTGTAAATAGCACACATTGTATCGGTTCATCTCAGGCTTTTAGCAATAACTAA
- a CDS encoding RAMP superfamily CRISPR-associated protein encodes MTDIPKPKPRKAVPSQPVSRDDADINKIEKPYKFVSFPQERPRLEHPAGHDKFDKNRLHGTLFLKLTVKTSLHVSTGVVVPGNDIATRVPLIKTMGQGVDKHLIIQGSSLKGCIRAVYEAITNSTLAVVTSRYRDKIPSERLPCPNKEHLCPASQVFGALNWQGLIEFNDAKCESMGFNTGFMPSLYRPRPEPGSAYFNTRGKVAGRKFYYHTIRAIEKGQNQGIAVQQAAREYSFTTQLQFKNLKPEELGTLFIVLGQDANYPIALKIGGGKPIGMGTMTVELTQAKILQNFEDLRSHYCSYTPSNDHLLTGDALQKFIETKIRTAHSQLVQLPQLQQLAEVLRYPTDREPPEGMY; translated from the coding sequence ATGACAGATATACCCAAACCTAAACCACGAAAAGCCGTACCTTCTCAGCCAGTTTCTCGTGATGATGCGGACATAAATAAAATAGAAAAACCATATAAATTTGTTTCTTTTCCACAAGAACGACCACGTTTAGAACATCCTGCTGGACATGATAAATTTGATAAAAATCGTCTGCATGGAACTTTATTTTTAAAGCTGACAGTTAAAACTTCACTTCATGTTTCTACTGGTGTAGTTGTTCCTGGTAACGATATTGCAACTCGCGTACCTTTAATTAAAACAATGGGACAAGGAGTTGATAAACATTTGATAATTCAAGGAAGTTCTCTTAAAGGTTGCATTCGTGCGGTGTATGAAGCGATTACAAATAGCACTCTTGCAGTAGTTACTTCAAGATATCGGGATAAAATACCCAGTGAAAGATTACCTTGTCCAAATAAAGAACACTTATGTCCTGCTAGTCAAGTATTTGGGGCTTTAAATTGGCAAGGATTAATCGAATTTAATGATGCTAAATGTGAAAGCATGGGTTTTAATACAGGATTTATGCCATCCTTGTATCGTCCGCGTCCTGAACCCGGAAGCGCGTATTTTAACACCAGGGGAAAAGTTGCTGGACGTAAGTTTTATTATCATACAATTCGCGCTATTGAAAAAGGACAAAATCAAGGAATTGCAGTTCAACAAGCTGCTAGAGAATACAGTTTTACAACTCAATTGCAATTTAAAAATCTTAAACCTGAAGAATTAGGAACATTATTTATTGTTCTAGGACAAGATGCTAATTATCCCATTGCTTTGAAAATTGGTGGTGGTAAACCTATTGGGATGGGGACAATGACTGTAGAACTTACCCAAGCTAAGATTTTACAAAATTTTGAGGATTTGCGATCGCACTATTGTAGCTACACCCCCAGCAATGATCATCTTCTCACAGGAGACGCACTGCAAAAATTTATTGAAACTAAAATTAGAACTGCACATTCCCAACTCGTGCAACTTCCCCAACTCCAGCAACTTGCAGAAGTTCTACGCTATCCAACCGACCGAGAACCACCAGAAGGAATGTATTAA